AGTCCTGAAAGTGGGAACATTATTAACCGCTCATGGTGGAAATATTACAAAGCTCCTCCTGCTCAATTTGAAGAAATCATACAGTCTTGGGATTGTAGTTTTAAAGATATGAGTACCAGTGATTATGTAGTTGGTACGGTATGGGGAAGAGTAGGAGCAAACCGCTATTTACTAGACATGGTACGTGACAAAATGGGTATCGTCGCAACTATGCAAGCGATACGGAACATGACCGCTAAATACCCTGATGCGCAAACTAAGTTAGTGGAAGATAAAGCTAATGGTACAGCGGTCATCGAAATGTTGAAAAACGAGATCGCAGGAATTGTTCCGTATTCGCCTAAGGAATCCAAAGTTGCTCGCTTGCAAGCTGTATCGCCACAGATGGAAGCGGGGAATATTTGGATACCTGACCCTAGTATTGCCCCTTGGGTACACGATTATGTAGAAGAAATTACAGCCTTTCCAAATGGGAAGCACGATGATGTTGTAGATTCGACTTCTATGGCACTCCTACGCTTCATGCAAGCTCAACCGTTATTTATCGGTAGAGCCTAAACTCTCATAGTACATGTAAGAAAGAAGGTGAACATATGTGGACTCGCTTCAAAACGGCATGGAAAATGGCTAAAGGAATGGAGCAAAAGTCAATTACTCCAATGCAGACCCTTCCTACTTACGCAAATAATAAGCCGATCTGGAAGGATTGGAGTACCGACAATGCGGTTGCCTATGGCTATAAATCGAGTACGTGGGTATATTCCTGTGTCTCACGTATTGCGAAAACAGCGGCTTCGGTTCCTTGGAAAGTATACCGAGAAACAGACGAAGGATTAGAAGAAATTCCGAACCATCCGCTTGAGCTGCTACTGAAAAAGCCAAATCCTTTTATGAGTGGACAAGATATGTTTGAACGTATGGTAGGACACTTGTATTTAGGCGGTAACGGTATTTTATCTAAAGTGAAGGTCAATAATGTCGTAGCTGAATTATGGCCTGTAATGCCTGATGCTATCTCTCCTATCCCGAGCAAAACAGATTTTGTTGCAGGATATGAGTACCGAGCAAATGGGATTACGTATGAAATTCCTGCGGATGAGATTCTACACTTCATGTTCATTGATCCTGCAAATCTTTACTGGGGATTAGCTCCGCTTCAAGCGGTTGCGAGAAGTGTAGATACGGATAGTGAAATGCTAGATTGGCAGAAAGTAAGTCTACAAAACAGAGCGATTGCAGACGGTGTATTTTCTTTTAAACAACCGCTAACCCGTCAACAGTGGGAAGATGCAAGAGCTATGGTACGTGACCAACATCAAGGTTCAGGTGGTGCTCGTACTCCTTGGGTATTAGGTGGGGAAGCAAATTGGACACAGATGTCGTTAACTCCCGCTGAAATGGATTTTATCCAATCACGTAATTTTACCCGAGAAGAAATTTGTTCCGTTTTTAATGTTCCACCTCCAATGGTCGGACTATATGAAAATGCTACGCTTAGCAATATCGAAACCGCTCGTAAAATCTTTTGGTTAGATACGATGATTCCTTTACTAGAAGATTTAAAGAGTAGCTTCAACCTAGCCTTAACTCCTGAATTTGGGGAAGGTCTTGTGCTTAGTTACGATGTATCTAGTGTGCAAGCCATTCAAGATAACTACGGGGAAAAAGTAGCTACTGCAAAAGAGTTATGGTCTATGGGTTTACCATTCAATGAAATCAATCAACGTTTAGAATTAGGATTTGATGAAATTGAAGGTGGAGAGGTTGGATATCTTCCGCTTAACTTAATGATTGCAGGAACAGACCCAACGCAAGCCACAACGGATGCTACTTCTACAGATGAAAACGTAAACGTAAACGATGATATAAACCTAGACGCAGAACCAAATGTAGCGGGATATAAACCACGTAACCAAAAGGCTTGGAACTTAGATACCGAAGAACAAAAAGAGCTGTACTGGAAGAACCTCGATAGCAGACGTAATGCGTGGAGTAACCAGTTCTCGAAACGTGTTGAGGATTTATTCCAAAGTGAAGCAAAAGCAGTAGCCAAAGCTTATCA
The genomic region above belongs to Priestia aryabhattai and contains:
- a CDS encoding phage portal protein, whose amino-acid sequence is MWTRFKTAWKMAKGMEQKSITPMQTLPTYANNKPIWKDWSTDNAVAYGYKSSTWVYSCVSRIAKTAASVPWKVYRETDEGLEEIPNHPLELLLKKPNPFMSGQDMFERMVGHLYLGGNGILSKVKVNNVVAELWPVMPDAISPIPSKTDFVAGYEYRANGITYEIPADEILHFMFIDPANLYWGLAPLQAVARSVDTDSEMLDWQKVSLQNRAIADGVFSFKQPLTRQQWEDARAMVRDQHQGSGGARTPWVLGGEANWTQMSLTPAEMDFIQSRNFTREEICSVFNVPPPMVGLYENATLSNIETARKIFWLDTMIPLLEDLKSSFNLALTPEFGEGLVLSYDVSSVQAIQDNYGEKVATAKELWSMGLPFNEINQRLELGFDEIEGGEVGYLPLNLMIAGTDPTQATTDATSTDENVNVNDDINLDAEPNVAGYKPRNQKAWNLDTEEQKELYWKNLDSRRNAWSNQFSKRVEDLFQSEAKAVAKAYQDGGADSAFEAIEIRENTWSQLYKAMYLAVIEDFGENTWDLLKSQGPTKTKAFDPWDDFIQLWVANRAADMVKNVLDTTKDLIRNVIALGQEEGLSVVEIAKAIRERYDGFTKRRAEVIARTETVASSNFGSMASAKQTGLNPKKVWVSSRDKRVRDTHEGVDGTMVGIDEEFHVGGDAMLHPGGGSKASENVNCRCTLSYRVVR